A region from the Hydrogenimonas sp. genome encodes:
- a CDS encoding Na+-transporting oxaloacetate decarboxylase, gamma subunit, with protein MENMVAESFKYMILGMGIVFVFLYIMVLVLQFQARLIAKYFPEKPADTGGQAAGVDKKKVAAAIAAIQHHKNLRK; from the coding sequence ATGGAAAACATGGTAGCTGAGAGCTTCAAATACATGATTCTCGGAATGGGAATAGTCTTTGTTTTTCTCTACATAATGGTTCTGGTTCTACAGTTCCAGGCGAGACTGATAGCGAAATATTTCCCTGAGAAACCTGCCGACACCGGCGGCCAGGCGGCAGGAGTCGACAAGAAGAAGGTTGCAGCCGCGATAGCCGCCATACAACACCACAAAAATCTCCGCAAATAA
- a CDS encoding pyruvate carboxylase subunit B, which produces MAKKKKYIDVMDTTFRDGFQSVFGGRVLMEDFLPAVEAAKEAGITHFEFGGGARFQSLFFYLQENAFDMMDKFRETVGPEANLQTLARGINTVMLDTGSREMIDLHAKLFKKHGTTTIRNFDALNDVDNLAYSAECIKRHGLKHEVVVTIMDLPPGCHGAHDAPFYERVLRNILDSGLEFDSVCFKDASGTSNPNKVYETIKMARKLLPEGTHLRLHTHETAGVSVACYLAALEAGADGIDMAAHPVSGGTSQPDILTMLHATKNGDYDLGGLELEKVLAYEEVLQDCLKDYFIPPEATQVSPLIPFSPMPGGALTANTQMMRDSGILHKYPEVIRAMQEVVEKGGYGTSVTPVSQFYWQQAFNNVMFGPWKKIAPGYGRMVLGYFGKTPSEPDAEVVKIAAEQLKLEPTKENPLDIADRDETKSIAYWKKVLEDEGLETTEENIFIAAACDKKGIAFLKGESPLMVRKKDQEEENRKEGGSMSNATGVYTVVVNGEKFKVEVAEGEGEIVVKEAAAAPQPAPESEVPAENAPGLTEVKAQVPGNVWKIIKNPGDTVEEGEVIMILEAMKMEIDVPSPKSGTIAKISVATNQAVQEGQILALVE; this is translated from the coding sequence ATGGCAAAAAAGAAGAAGTATATCGATGTAATGGATACCACCTTCAGGGACGGTTTCCAGTCGGTCTTCGGCGGCCGTGTTCTGATGGAAGATTTTCTTCCTGCGGTAGAAGCGGCCAAAGAGGCGGGTATAACGCACTTCGAATTCGGCGGCGGCGCACGTTTTCAGAGCCTCTTTTTCTATCTTCAGGAAAACGCTTTCGATATGATGGACAAATTCAGGGAGACAGTGGGGCCTGAAGCGAATCTGCAGACGCTCGCGCGCGGAATCAATACTGTCATGCTCGACACGGGCAGCAGGGAGATGATAGATCTTCACGCCAAGCTCTTCAAAAAGCACGGTACGACCACCATCCGCAACTTCGACGCCCTCAACGATGTGGACAACCTGGCTTACAGTGCCGAGTGCATAAAGAGACACGGCCTCAAGCATGAGGTGGTCGTCACCATCATGGACCTCCCCCCGGGTTGCCACGGTGCCCACGACGCACCCTTTTACGAAAGAGTTCTGCGCAACATTCTCGACTCGGGACTGGAGTTCGACAGCGTCTGCTTCAAAGACGCTAGCGGAACGTCCAACCCCAACAAAGTCTACGAGACCATCAAGATGGCGAGAAAGCTCCTTCCCGAAGGGACGCATCTACGCCTGCATACCCATGAGACGGCAGGAGTCAGTGTGGCCTGTTATCTCGCAGCACTCGAAGCGGGAGCGGACGGAATAGATATGGCGGCACACCCTGTAAGCGGCGGTACCAGCCAGCCCGATATCCTCACGATGCTTCATGCCACCAAAAACGGCGACTACGATCTCGGCGGACTTGAACTTGAGAAGGTACTCGCATACGAAGAGGTTCTGCAAGATTGCCTCAAAGATTACTTCATCCCGCCGGAAGCGACACAGGTGTCACCGCTAATTCCCTTTTCGCCCATGCCCGGAGGCGCATTGACAGCCAATACGCAGATGATGCGTGACAGCGGCATACTCCACAAATACCCTGAAGTGATAAGAGCCATGCAGGAGGTTGTTGAAAAGGGAGGATACGGCACATCCGTAACTCCGGTTTCTCAGTTCTACTGGCAGCAGGCATTCAACAACGTAATGTTCGGCCCATGGAAGAAGATAGCTCCCGGCTATGGACGAATGGTGCTCGGATATTTCGGCAAAACCCCTTCGGAGCCGGATGCTGAAGTGGTGAAAATTGCCGCCGAGCAGCTCAAGCTCGAGCCTACGAAGGAGAATCCGCTCGACATAGCCGACCGTGACGAGACCAAATCGATAGCCTACTGGAAAAAGGTACTGGAAGATGAGGGGCTCGAAACTACGGAAGAGAATATCTTCATAGCGGCGGCTTGCGACAAGAAGGGTATCGCATTCCTGAAGGGCGAATCACCGCTTATGGTTCGCAAAAAAGATCAAGAAGAAGAAAACAGAAAAGAAGGTGGATCGATGAGTAACGCAACCGGTGTCTATACAGTTGTTGTAAACGGAGAGAAGTTCAAAGTAGAGGTGGCCGAAGGTGAAGGCGAAATAGTCGTAAAAGAGGCTGCGGCGGCTCCACAGCCGGCCCCGGAGAGCGAAGTTCCGGCGGAGAACGCTCCGGGCCTGACCGAAGTGAAGGCACAGGTTCCGGGCAATGTCTGGAAAATAATCAAAAATCCGGGCGACACCGTGGAAGAGGGTGAGGTTATCATGATACTCGAAGCGATGAAGATGGAGATAGACGTACCGTCACCTAAAAGCGGTACGATAGCCAAGATCAGCGTTGCAACCAACCAGGCTGTTCAAGAGGGTCAGATTCTGGCGCTGGTCGAGTAA
- a CDS encoding aminoacyl-histidine dipeptidase: protein MIAEIEKIFKKITELPHCSGETSVLKEYIKKVAKECGYSVKSDAAGNVMAYGSGSRVTLQSHYDMVCIGRAPDIEVVVQEGWMSAKESSLGADNGIGVAIMIWLMQKRAKADFLFTNDEEIGLVGAAELELEIETPYLLNLDSEELGKVYIGCAGGEDIYVRKRIGRFTPETAGKRYILAAEAPGGHSGVNIAENIPNAVTELCSVIVENSAMQVASVKGGERINAIPAYAEAEVWMPEGHVPLVSNRNVRISGADTLGVPLLREGRNLAAALFGFAHGVRGWNSDLELPQSSINLAGVDITEDEVEIVLSARAMSNRDLERLVAQSCAGWQALGFECTTEGKYPAWSPEVNDFSKKVLEIYKKAEPEASYAAIHAGLECALFAERFEGLQIASVGPTILDPHSERERVELGSVETVVRVVEMLIKDLSTV from the coding sequence TTGATAGCGGAAATAGAGAAAATCTTTAAAAAGATTACGGAACTGCCGCACTGCAGCGGTGAGACCTCCGTGTTGAAAGAGTATATAAAAAAAGTTGCGAAAGAGTGCGGATACTCGGTGAAAAGTGATGCAGCAGGAAATGTGATGGCATACGGCTCAGGATCCAGGGTCACACTCCAGTCCCACTACGATATGGTCTGCATAGGACGCGCTCCGGATATAGAAGTCGTTGTGCAAGAGGGATGGATGAGCGCGAAAGAGAGCTCTCTGGGTGCCGACAACGGAATAGGTGTGGCGATCATGATATGGCTTATGCAAAAAAGGGCCAAAGCTGATTTTCTGTTTACAAACGATGAAGAGATCGGCCTTGTGGGTGCCGCGGAGCTGGAGTTGGAGATAGAGACACCCTACCTTCTCAACCTGGACAGCGAGGAGCTCGGAAAAGTCTATATAGGTTGTGCCGGCGGTGAAGATATATATGTAAGAAAAAGGATCGGACGCTTCACTCCCGAAACCGCCGGAAAGAGATATATACTTGCAGCAGAGGCTCCCGGGGGGCACTCCGGCGTCAATATAGCCGAAAATATACCTAATGCCGTAACGGAGCTCTGTTCCGTCATCGTAGAGAACAGCGCGATGCAGGTGGCTTCCGTGAAGGGGGGTGAGAGGATAAACGCGATACCCGCATATGCCGAAGCCGAAGTCTGGATGCCGGAGGGGCACGTGCCGCTCGTGTCGAACCGAAATGTAAGGATCTCCGGAGCGGATACCCTCGGTGTCCCTCTCCTGCGCGAAGGCCGCAATCTGGCCGCGGCGCTTTTCGGTTTCGCACACGGTGTAAGAGGGTGGAACAGCGATCTTGAGCTTCCGCAAAGCAGCATAAACCTCGCCGGAGTCGATATCACCGAAGATGAGGTAGAGATCGTCCTTTCGGCACGCGCCATGTCGAACCGTGACCTGGAACGCCTGGTTGCCCAGAGCTGTGCCGGCTGGCAGGCGCTCGGCTTCGAGTGTACGACGGAGGGCAAATATCCGGCATGGAGCCCCGAAGTGAACGACTTTTCGAAAAAGGTATTGGAGATATACAAAAAGGCGGAGCCGGAGGCATCATACGCTGCAATCCATGCCGGTCTCGAGTGTGCCCTTTTCGCCGAGCGCTTCGAAGGGCTGCAGATAGCCTCCGTAGGACCCACGATTCTCGACCCCCACTCAGAACGTGAAAGAGTGGAACTGGGGAGCGTAGAGACCGTTGTCCGTGTAGTGGAGATGCTGATAAAAGATTTATCGACAGTTTAA
- a CDS encoding fructose-bisphosphate aldolase class II, with product MSGRKILDLVTPGVVTGDDVQKIFEIAKANEFAIPAVNVVGSNSMNAAMEAAKSADSPIIIQFSNGGAAFNAGKGLESEKGAVLGAISGAQHIHTLAEAYGVPVMLHTDHAARKLLPWIDALLEASEHHYHKYGKPLFSSHMIDLSEEPLEENIETCKVYLERMSKIGMTLEIELGITGGEEDGVDNTDVDNKLLYTQPEEVAYAYEELGKVSDRFTIAASFGNVHGVYKPGNVVLRPEILDNSQKYIERKYKTSPKPVSFVFHGGSGSDLKDIRDAIKYGVVKMNIDTDTQWAFWDGVRGYIGKYHDYLQGQIGNPEGDDKPNKKYYDPRKWLREGEKSMVKRLLQAFEDLNCLDRN from the coding sequence ATGAGTGGAAGGAAGATTTTGGATCTGGTCACTCCCGGTGTCGTGACGGGTGACGACGTTCAGAAGATTTTCGAGATCGCCAAGGCGAACGAGTTTGCTATTCCCGCGGTCAATGTTGTCGGAAGCAACTCCATGAATGCCGCCATGGAAGCGGCGAAGAGCGCCGACTCTCCGATAATAATACAGTTCAGCAACGGAGGGGCGGCTTTCAACGCCGGCAAGGGGCTGGAGAGTGAAAAGGGCGCCGTGTTGGGCGCTATAAGCGGCGCACAGCATATCCATACACTCGCGGAAGCCTACGGTGTACCGGTTATGCTCCATACAGACCATGCGGCCAGGAAGCTTCTGCCGTGGATAGATGCGCTGCTCGAAGCGAGTGAGCACCACTACCACAAATATGGAAAACCGCTCTTCAGCTCCCATATGATAGACCTGAGTGAAGAGCCGCTGGAAGAGAATATAGAGACCTGTAAAGTATACCTTGAGCGTATGAGCAAAATCGGAATGACTCTCGAGATTGAGCTTGGTATCACCGGAGGGGAAGAGGATGGTGTAGACAATACCGATGTCGACAACAAGCTCCTGTATACCCAGCCCGAAGAGGTGGCCTACGCCTACGAAGAGCTGGGCAAGGTGAGCGACCGCTTTACGATCGCGGCATCTTTCGGAAACGTTCACGGCGTCTACAAGCCGGGTAACGTAGTCTTGAGACCGGAAATTCTGGACAACTCCCAGAAATATATCGAGCGGAAATACAAAACCTCCCCGAAGCCGGTCAGCTTCGTTTTCCACGGCGGCAGCGGCTCCGACCTCAAAGATATTCGCGACGCCATAAAGTACGGAGTAGTCAAGATGAATATAGACACCGACACCCAGTGGGCCTTCTGGGACGGTGTACGCGGATATATCGGAAAGTATCACGACTATCTGCAGGGTCAGATCGGAAACCCGGAAGGTGACGACAAGCCCAACAAGAAGTACTACGATCCCAGAAAGTGGCTCAGAGAGGGTGAAAAGTCGATGGTAAAGCGCCTCCTGCAGGCATTCGAGGATCTAAACTGCCTTGATCGAAACTGA
- a CDS encoding putative transport protein — protein sequence MGSPSIYRTIVVLAALVVFIAGIKAAAPLIVPFMLSVFIALLLSPPLHFLIRKGVPKPVAFLLIIIFMLALFISLTGLVSTHIADLFANSESWQQSMTENLQKWLLQLHEWGITVDREAFFEFLQPQKVFTFTLSLLKNSTAILSNSFLIFFTVLFMLIESFHIKEKIAYIEKSGASGFSERIDIFTERLNHYFTLKAFTSALTGIWIVAVLYWFDVPYPILWGVGGFVLNFIPVIGSIIAAIPPVLIALATHGFSDALWVAGWFLIINTAIGNLLEPKLMGKGLELSELVVFLSLVFWGWVFGKVGMLLAVPLTMIVKFALETSDSTKWIAVLLSDTVKRGRDST from the coding sequence ATGGGTTCACCCTCCATTTACAGGACGATTGTCGTGCTTGCCGCTCTCGTGGTTTTCATAGCGGGAATAAAAGCGGCGGCACCTTTGATCGTACCTTTCATGCTCTCTGTCTTTATCGCCCTTCTGCTTTCACCTCCTTTACACTTTCTCATAAGAAAAGGGGTTCCGAAACCAGTTGCATTTTTGCTGATTATTATTTTCATGCTGGCACTATTCATCTCACTGACAGGCCTTGTCAGCACACATATCGCCGATCTTTTCGCAAATTCGGAAAGCTGGCAGCAGTCTATGACGGAGAATCTGCAGAAGTGGCTTCTTCAACTCCACGAGTGGGGAATCACTGTGGACAGAGAGGCCTTTTTCGAGTTTCTGCAGCCGCAGAAGGTCTTCACTTTCACCCTCTCCCTGCTCAAAAACAGCACAGCGATACTCTCCAACTCGTTTCTCATATTTTTTACGGTACTTTTCATGCTGATAGAGTCTTTTCATATAAAAGAGAAGATCGCCTATATCGAGAAGAGCGGGGCATCAGGTTTTTCAGAGAGGATAGATATCTTTACAGAGCGTCTCAACCACTACTTCACGCTCAAAGCCTTCACCAGCGCCCTGACGGGAATCTGGATTGTCGCGGTTCTATACTGGTTCGATGTTCCATACCCGATACTTTGGGGAGTAGGGGGATTCGTTCTCAACTTCATCCCGGTCATAGGCTCCATAATCGCGGCTATACCCCCGGTCCTTATTGCACTCGCGACGCACGGTTTTTCGGATGCTCTGTGGGTTGCCGGCTGGTTTCTAATTATCAATACCGCGATAGGAAACCTTCTGGAGCCGAAGCTCATGGGAAAAGGTTTGGAGCTTTCTGAACTTGTCGTATTTTTGTCACTGGTCTTTTGGGGGTGGGTTTTCGGAAAAGTAGGAATGCTGCTTGCCGTTCCACTCACGATGATCGTCAAATTCGCACTCGAAACTTCAGACTCGACGAAGTGGATAGCCGTTCTGCTCTCCGATACGGTAAAAAGAGGTAGAGACTCTACCTGA
- a CDS encoding endonuclease III produces the protein MKMATKKEIEEIRRRFLEHYPDSTTELHYKNLYELLVAVMLSAQCTDKRVNMITPGLFKKFPDIPSLANADLDEVREIIKSCSFFNNKAKNLIKMAQMVMERYEGEIPLDEKELVKLPGVGQKTANVVMIEFTKANLMAVDTHVFRVAHRLGLSDAKTAKETEKDLERKFKTDLHRLHQAMVLFGRYICTAKNPKCDTECFLTDLCKSRDSFKAR, from the coding sequence ATGAAGATGGCCACCAAAAAAGAGATAGAAGAGATAAGAAGAAGGTTTCTGGAGCACTACCCTGACTCGACGACGGAGCTGCACTACAAAAACCTCTACGAACTGCTTGTGGCGGTAATGCTCTCGGCACAGTGTACGGATAAACGTGTAAATATGATAACACCGGGGCTCTTCAAGAAGTTTCCGGACATTCCCTCACTGGCGAATGCCGACCTCGATGAAGTGAGGGAGATCATAAAGAGCTGCTCCTTTTTCAACAACAAAGCCAAAAATCTTATAAAGATGGCGCAGATGGTGATGGAGAGATACGAAGGTGAAATTCCCCTTGACGAGAAGGAGCTGGTAAAGCTGCCCGGCGTAGGTCAAAAGACCGCCAATGTCGTCATGATAGAGTTCACAAAAGCTAATCTGATGGCGGTAGATACCCATGTTTTCAGAGTTGCCCACAGACTGGGACTGAGTGACGCAAAAACCGCAAAAGAGACAGAGAAGGATCTAGAAAGAAAGTTCAAAACCGATCTGCACCGCCTCCACCAGGCGATGGTGCTCTTCGGACGCTACATATGCACGGCGAAAAACCCCAAATGCGATACAGAGTGTTTTCTTACAGACCTATGCAAAAGCAGAGATAGTTTCAAAGCGAGGTAG
- a CDS encoding oxaloacetate decarboxylase beta chain, translating into MKRGLIAALLLFFALFAAQASASEHQPAAHSIEKSVETEHTASHDKGMWELLTSFYRTTGIYAFTNPKEGVVNGEGEEVSKFHQSWGRVIMIGITLILFYLAIAKGFEPLLLIPIGFGGLLANIPLANMTGPDGFLGVIYAAGIHNEFFPLLIFMGVGAMTDFGPMLANPKTALLGGAAQFGIFGTLVGAAALSQYTPLFDFSLQDCAAISIIGGADGPTSIFIASKLAPDLLGAIAVAAYSYMALVPVIQPPIMKALTSKAERVIVMKQQRKVHRLEKLFLPLIVLGLSILLLPESTPLIGAFAFGNFAKESGVVDRLSDTMQNALINIVTILLGLGVGSKLAAEKFLVGDTLGILILGLVAFAVGTAAGVLMAKLMNRLSSEPINPLIGAAGVSAVPMAARVVNRVGMDEKPGNILLMHAMGPNVAGVIGSAVAAGVLISIFN; encoded by the coding sequence ATGAAAAGAGGTCTGATTGCAGCACTGCTGCTCTTTTTCGCACTCTTTGCGGCCCAGGCTTCCGCAAGTGAGCATCAGCCTGCCGCACACTCCATAGAGAAGAGCGTAGAGACGGAACATACGGCTAGTCATGACAAGGGGATGTGGGAGCTGCTTACATCTTTCTACAGAACGACCGGAATCTATGCGTTTACCAATCCGAAGGAGGGAGTCGTAAACGGTGAGGGGGAAGAGGTGAGCAAGTTCCACCAGAGCTGGGGCCGGGTCATCATGATAGGCATTACACTGATTCTCTTCTACCTGGCTATAGCCAAAGGTTTCGAACCTCTACTGCTCATTCCAATCGGATTCGGCGGTCTTTTGGCCAATATACCGCTGGCGAATATGACCGGCCCGGACGGATTCCTGGGGGTCATATACGCTGCAGGTATACACAACGAGTTCTTCCCGCTCCTGATATTCATGGGGGTTGGGGCGATGACCGATTTCGGTCCAATGCTGGCAAACCCGAAAACCGCTCTGCTTGGGGGTGCGGCACAGTTCGGAATTTTCGGGACGCTCGTAGGGGCGGCGGCACTCAGTCAATATACGCCGCTCTTTGACTTCAGCCTGCAGGATTGTGCGGCGATCTCCATCATAGGGGGAGCGGACGGCCCGACATCTATCTTCATAGCCTCCAAGCTGGCACCCGATCTGCTGGGTGCCATTGCTGTGGCGGCCTACTCCTACATGGCGCTGGTCCCGGTCATTCAGCCTCCTATCATGAAGGCGCTGACCAGCAAGGCGGAGCGTGTAATCGTCATGAAGCAGCAGAGAAAAGTACACAGGCTCGAAAAGCTCTTTTTGCCTCTAATCGTTCTGGGACTGAGTATTCTTCTGCTTCCCGAGTCTACTCCGCTTATCGGTGCATTCGCATTCGGTAACTTCGCGAAAGAGTCCGGAGTTGTGGACCGCCTCAGCGATACCATGCAGAACGCTCTGATAAACATCGTCACCATCCTTCTCGGGCTCGGTGTCGGCTCGAAACTGGCCGCAGAAAAGTTTCTCGTCGGCGATACGCTCGGAATATTGATTCTGGGACTCGTGGCGTTCGCTGTAGGAACAGCTGCCGGAGTTTTGATGGCAAAGCTGATGAACAGACTCTCTTCCGAACCTATCAACCCGCTCATCGGTGCCGCCGGAGTTTCGGCCGTTCCGATGGCCGCCAGGGTGGTCAACAGGGTTGGTATGGATGAGAAGCCGGGAAATATCCTGCTGATGCACGCAATGGGTCCGAACGTGGCCGGGGTTATAGGTTCTGCCGTAGCGGCAGGTGTCCTGATATCCATATTCAACTGA
- a CDS encoding pyridoxal phosphate-dependent deaminase, putative → MIETDLSFRASDVEPFRWRGLDFFVKRDELIDPRFSGNKLRKLYSLFKIESGSVEKVVSYGGSQSNAMLSIAYLCAMKGWRFVYYSKKLPSWLQRAPSGNLERSLELGMDLRQLPASNFYESIGRIREELGEKELFVPQGGADPMAGAGVKLLAEEIMEWAEREGYESFSVATPSGTGTTALYLREALPERVEVVTTPVVGDEEILKAQWRKLAPGAASLPKILFTFGKHPFARPHPLFYETWRSLKESGIEFDLIYAPKMWIELQRAYDRLRKPLLYVHSGGVSGNVSQLHQYSFRGIK, encoded by the coding sequence TTGATCGAAACTGATCTTTCCTTCCGTGCCTCCGATGTCGAGCCCTTCAGATGGAGGGGGCTCGACTTTTTCGTCAAGCGAGACGAACTCATAGATCCCCGCTTCTCGGGAAACAAACTCAGAAAACTCTACTCCCTCTTCAAAATAGAGAGCGGCAGCGTCGAAAAAGTGGTCAGCTACGGCGGGTCACAATCCAACGCGATGCTATCTATAGCCTATCTGTGTGCCATGAAGGGGTGGAGGTTTGTCTACTACTCCAAAAAGCTCCCTTCATGGCTGCAAAGAGCTCCTTCGGGGAACCTGGAGCGCTCTTTGGAGCTGGGTATGGATCTGCGGCAGCTGCCGGCATCAAACTTCTACGAATCTATCGGCAGGATAAGAGAGGAGCTCGGTGAAAAGGAGCTCTTCGTTCCGCAGGGAGGTGCCGACCCCATGGCCGGAGCCGGCGTGAAGCTGCTGGCGGAGGAGATAATGGAGTGGGCCGAAAGGGAGGGGTACGAGAGTTTCAGTGTAGCTACCCCGAGCGGTACCGGAACGACCGCGCTCTACCTGAGAGAGGCTCTTCCCGAAAGGGTGGAGGTGGTGACCACCCCGGTAGTGGGAGACGAAGAGATACTCAAAGCCCAGTGGCGGAAGCTCGCACCCGGTGCGGCCTCTCTGCCGAAGATACTCTTTACATTCGGCAAACACCCCTTCGCCAGGCCCCATCCCCTCTTCTACGAGACCTGGAGGAGCCTGAAAGAGAGCGGAATAGAGTTCGACCTCATATACGCCCCCAAGATGTGGATAGAGCTCCAAAGAGCCTACGACAGACTCCGAAAACCCCTGCTCTACGTTCACAGCGGGGGTGTAAGCGGAAACGTTTCACAGCTTCACCAATACTCCTTTCGGGGCATAAAGTAG
- a CDS encoding peptidyl-prolyl cis-trans isomerase PpiD produces MRKLILATLGAATLALSLPAAEVLATVNGKQITKETVQRVLNSMGAQTTYDALPDDVKKRVLDQVIEQELLEEKAIKSGIEKDPEYLDALEKLKRKLALDVWMKKQLDSIKVTDAEAKKDYEKHKSAFMRPEMVHARHILVKTEAEAKQIIDTLKNTPKDQLKAKFEELAKAKSTGPSASRGGDLGTFAREQMVKPFSDAAFALKAGEFTKSPVKTQFGYHVIYVDEKKPAQTVPFEEVKERIKESIKMEKFKQKVQSIARDLRSKAKIEIK; encoded by the coding sequence ATGAGAAAATTGATTCTTGCGACTCTCGGAGCGGCTACGCTCGCTCTTTCGCTTCCCGCCGCGGAAGTTCTTGCGACGGTCAACGGCAAACAGATAACGAAAGAGACGGTACAAAGAGTGCTTAATTCGATGGGTGCACAGACAACATACGACGCACTTCCAGACGATGTGAAAAAGAGGGTTCTCGACCAGGTGATCGAGCAGGAGCTGCTCGAAGAGAAAGCGATAAAAAGCGGTATAGAGAAAGATCCTGAATATCTGGACGCTCTCGAGAAGCTCAAGAGAAAGCTTGCGCTGGATGTCTGGATGAAAAAGCAGCTGGATTCGATCAAGGTGACGGACGCGGAGGCGAAAAAAGATTACGAGAAGCACAAAAGTGCATTCATGCGCCCGGAGATGGTACACGCCAGACACATTCTGGTAAAGACCGAGGCGGAGGCGAAGCAGATCATCGATACGCTGAAAAATACGCCGAAAGATCAGCTCAAAGCCAAGTTCGAAGAGCTTGCGAAGGCGAAGTCTACAGGTCCGAGCGCCTCAAGAGGCGGAGATCTAGGCACTTTTGCCAGGGAGCAGATGGTGAAACCGTTCAGCGATGCCGCATTCGCTCTTAAAGCCGGGGAGTTCACCAAGAGTCCGGTCAAGACACAGTTCGGCTACCACGTTATATATGTAGATGAGAAAAAACCGGCTCAGACCGTACCTTTCGAAGAGGTGAAAGAGAGGATAAAAGAGAGCATAAAGATGGAGAAGTTTAAGCAGAAGGTCCAGTCTATCGCAAGAGATCTGCGCTCCAAAGCGAAAATAGAGATAAAGTAA